One Acidobacteriota bacterium DNA window includes the following coding sequences:
- the vsr gene encoding DNA mismatch endonuclease Vsr, whose product MKGKDTRPELFVRKLVYHLGFGYRLHDPRLPGKPDLVFRKTRKVIFVHGCFWHRHQCRNGRANPKTNNEFWQKKLGANVSRDRRNRTALKKDGWKVLVVWECQTVEARRGWLQDKLGKFLGPQPSPQGTQR is encoded by the coding sequence ATAAAGGGAAAGGACACCCGACCGGAACTGTTCGTAAGAAAACTCGTCTACCATCTGGGGTTCGGATACCGTCTTCACGACCCGCGGCTTCCCGGGAAGCCGGATCTGGTATTCCGTAAAACCCGGAAGGTTATCTTTGTGCACGGATGCTTCTGGCATCGCCATCAGTGCAGGAACGGCAGGGCCAATCCGAAAACCAACAATGAATTCTGGCAGAAAAAGCTGGGGGCCAACGTTTCCAGGGACCGGAGGAACCGGACAGCCCTGAAAAAAGACGGCTGGAAAGTCCTGGTGGTCTGGGAATGCCAGACCGTCGAGGCCCGGCGAGGATGGTTGCAGGACAAACTCGGTAAATTCCTGGGCCCACAACCATCCCCGCAAGGCACTCAGCGGTAG